A part of Denitratisoma oestradiolicum genomic DNA contains:
- a CDS encoding SPOR domain-containing protein → MANNDASSDANIDIKKRARRRLVGASALALLGVVVLSVTMEHSPSPRQGGRDGPEILIPSQSGRGVLSARPAPAPLPSLPVESQGPAEGMGPVAVPKSADPVKPAAVVAKTGLEKPAIPGVSPMPEPDKGSQIKKAEEAKATAALEDKMGGQWVVQLGAYQSAGNVKLLLAKLKEMGIPAYTEKFDSPQGHRTRVRAGPFASREEADKAQVRIRIIRVTGTVAQKQ, encoded by the coding sequence ATGGCCAACAACGACGCGTCTTCCGACGCCAACATTGATATCAAGAAACGTGCCCGGCGCCGCCTGGTGGGGGCTTCTGCCCTTGCCTTGCTGGGCGTGGTGGTGCTTTCCGTGACCATGGAACATAGCCCCAGTCCTCGCCAGGGTGGCAGGGATGGACCGGAAATCCTGATTCCATCCCAAAGTGGACGTGGAGTGCTGAGCGCTCGGCCGGCGCCGGCACCTCTACCATCTCTTCCCGTTGAGTCTCAGGGACCGGCTGAAGGAATGGGGCCGGTTGCGGTGCCAAAATCGGCCGATCCGGTGAAGCCCGCGGCTGTCGTCGCAAAGACGGGGCTGGAAAAGCCAGCCATTCCAGGAGTCAGCCCCATGCCTGAGCCGGATAAAGGCAGTCAGATCAAGAAGGCGGAGGAAGCCAAGGCTACGGCGGCCCTGGAGGACAAGATGGGTGGGCAATGGGTGGTGCAGTTGGGCGCCTACCAGTCAGCAGGCAATGTGAAGTTACTGCTGGCCAAGCTCAAGGAAATGGGTATTCCCGCCTATACGGAAAAGTTCGACTCTCCCCAGGGGCACAGGACCCGGGTACGTGCGGGCCCCTTTGCCTCCCGGGAAGAGGCTGACAAGGCCCAAGTCAGAATTCGTATCATCCGTGTCACCGGCACCGTTGCCCAGAAACAGTGA
- the purF gene encoding amidophosphoribosyltransferase, which produces MCGIMGVVATTPVNQLLYDGLQVLQHRGQDAAGIATAEGGRFHMHKGPGLVRDVFRTRNMRNLIGNWGIAHCRYPTAGSAYNAAEAQPFYVNSPFGLMLAHNGNLTNAEQLRQDMFLQDLRHMNTNSDSEVLLNVLAHELQAASQNRYQVDPETIFQAVKGVQRRVRGAYAVVAMIAGYGLLAFRDPYGIRPLIIGRNDTAHGPEYLVASESVAIDTLGFKVLRDVEPGEAILIDTQGHFVSRQCAEKTLHAPCMFEYVYLARPDSLMDGVSVYETRVKMGEFLADKVRHTMPHLDIDAVIPIPDSSRPAAMELARCLDIPYREGFVKNRYIGRTFIMPGQASRRKSVRQKLNAIAQEFRGKNVMLVDDSIVRGTTSREIIMMAREAGAKKVYFASASPPVRHANVYGIDMPTRSELIAAFRNDEEICNEIGADGLIYQDIDALKAAVRELNPALVHFETSCFDGHYVTGDVSNEYLEHVEAARAKTGRSEDDADSAQLDLNLVQSD; this is translated from the coding sequence ATGTGCGGCATTATGGGCGTGGTGGCTACCACGCCGGTTAATCAGTTGCTGTATGACGGCTTGCAGGTATTGCAGCACCGGGGTCAGGATGCGGCGGGGATTGCCACCGCCGAGGGCGGCCGGTTTCATATGCACAAGGGGCCTGGCCTGGTGCGGGACGTGTTCCGTACCCGCAACATGCGCAACCTGATCGGCAATTGGGGTATCGCCCATTGCCGCTACCCGACTGCGGGTTCCGCCTATAACGCAGCGGAGGCCCAGCCCTTCTACGTCAACTCTCCCTTTGGATTGATGTTGGCCCATAACGGCAACCTGACCAATGCCGAGCAACTGCGGCAGGACATGTTTCTTCAGGATCTGCGCCACATGAACACCAACTCCGATTCGGAGGTGCTGCTCAACGTGCTGGCCCACGAGCTTCAGGCTGCTTCCCAGAATCGCTATCAGGTGGATCCGGAAACCATTTTTCAGGCGGTCAAGGGTGTCCAGCGCCGGGTGCGGGGTGCTTATGCCGTGGTGGCCATGATTGCCGGCTATGGCCTGCTGGCCTTCCGCGATCCCTATGGCATCCGTCCGCTGATCATCGGCCGTAACGATACTGCCCATGGTCCTGAATACTTGGTGGCCTCCGAGAGTGTGGCCATCGACACCCTCGGCTTCAAGGTGCTGCGGGATGTGGAGCCGGGGGAAGCAATCCTGATCGACACCCAGGGCCATTTCGTCAGCCGCCAGTGCGCCGAGAAAACACTGCATGCTCCTTGCATGTTCGAGTATGTCTATCTGGCCCGCCCCGACTCCCTGATGGATGGCGTATCGGTCTACGAGACGCGGGTCAAGATGGGAGAATTCCTGGCCGACAAGGTTCGCCATACCATGCCGCATCTGGATATCGACGCGGTGATTCCAATCCCCGATTCATCCCGCCCGGCGGCCATGGAACTGGCACGGTGCCTGGATATTCCCTATCGGGAAGGCTTTGTCAAAAACCGCTACATCGGTCGCACCTTCATCATGCCCGGCCAGGCCAGCCGCAGGAAGTCGGTGCGACAGAAACTCAACGCCATCGCCCAGGAATTCCGGGGCAAGAATGTCATGCTGGTGGATGATTCCATCGTGCGAGGCACCACCAGCCGAGAAATCATCATGATGGCGCGGGAGGCCGGTGCCAAGAAGGTTTACTTTGCCTCCGCGTCTCCTCCCGTGCGGCATGCCAATGTCTATGGCATTGACATGCCGACCCGGAGCGAACTGATCGCCGCCTTCCGCAACGATGAGGAAATTTGCAACGAAATCGGTGCCGACGGCCTGATCTATCAGGACATTGATGCCTTGAAGGCTGCGGTGCGGGAACTCAATCCGGCCCTGGTTCATTTCGAGACCTCCTGCTTCGATGGGCACTATGTGACGGGCGACGTTTCCAACGAGTATCTGGAGCATGTCGAGGCAGCCAGGGCCAAGACTGGCAGGAGCGAGGATGATGCGGATAGCGCACAGCTCGACCTGAACCTCGTGCAATCGGATTGA
- the accD gene encoding acetyl-CoA carboxylase, carboxyltransferase subunit beta gives MSWLQKLLPPKIKRNTESSRKPIPEGLWCKCPACEAVLYSTDLEDNQSVCPKCGFHHRLRARARLDQLLDTEGRFEIGSEVLPVDSLKFKDSKRYPDRLVAAVEDTGESDSMVVMQGSIKSLPVVVACFEFEFLGGSMGSVLGERFVRGVKAAIEQQAAFICITASGGARMQEGLFSLMQMAKTTAAVTQLAHYQLPFITVLTDPTMGGVSASFAFMGDVVIAEPGALIGFAGPRVIEQTVRQVLPEGFQRAEFLLEKGALDMIVDRRELRDRLVSLISLLQRQPAAA, from the coding sequence ATGAGCTGGCTTCAGAAACTGCTGCCCCCCAAAATCAAGCGCAATACCGAGAGTTCCCGCAAGCCCATCCCGGAAGGCCTGTGGTGCAAATGCCCGGCCTGTGAGGCGGTGCTCTACAGTACCGATCTTGAGGACAACCAGAGCGTTTGCCCCAAGTGTGGCTTTCATCACCGACTGCGGGCGCGAGCTCGACTGGACCAGTTGCTGGACACGGAGGGGCGTTTCGAGATTGGCAGCGAAGTATTGCCGGTGGACTCCCTCAAGTTCAAGGACAGCAAGCGCTACCCTGACAGACTGGTCGCTGCGGTGGAGGATACCGGGGAGTCCGATTCCATGGTGGTGATGCAAGGTTCCATCAAGAGCCTGCCGGTGGTGGTGGCCTGCTTCGAGTTTGAATTCCTCGGCGGCTCGATGGGCTCGGTGCTGGGAGAGCGCTTCGTCCGTGGTGTCAAGGCGGCCATTGAACAGCAGGCAGCTTTCATCTGTATTACCGCTTCAGGAGGTGCCCGCATGCAGGAGGGGCTGTTCTCCCTGATGCAGATGGCCAAGACCACGGCGGCGGTGACCCAGTTGGCCCATTACCAACTGCCCTTCATTACCGTACTGACCGATCCCACCATGGGGGGCGTTTCCGCCTCCTTTGCCTTCATGGGGGATGTGGTGATCGCCGAGCCGGGCGCCCTGATCGGTTTTGCCGGCCCCCGGGTGATCGAGCAGACCGTGCGACAGGTGCTGCCTGAAGGTTTTCAACGGGCCGAATTCCTGCTCGAAAAAGGCGCCCTCGACATGATCGTGGATCGTCGCGAACTGCGGGATCGCCTGGTCTCACTGATCAGCCTGCTGCAACGCCAGCCCGCCGCTGCCTGA
- a CDS encoding CvpA family protein yields MTPFDYGVLIVLAVSVLLGLWRGLVSELLSLVAWVLAFIAARAWAEMVSGLLSGSIADPALRHGAAFVLVFVLVLVLMALARFLVRELLRAIGLGFVDRILGAAFGIARGMLLVTIGVLLAGLTALPRQSWWREASFSPPLETAVLASRPWLPPELAKRIHYR; encoded by the coding sequence GTGACCCCGTTTGATTATGGCGTACTGATCGTTTTGGCGGTCTCCGTGCTGCTGGGGCTGTGGCGGGGCCTGGTAAGCGAACTGCTGTCACTGGTAGCTTGGGTGCTCGCCTTCATTGCCGCACGGGCCTGGGCCGAGATGGTTTCGGGCCTGTTGTCGGGTTCCATTGCTGATCCGGCCTTGCGCCATGGCGCCGCATTCGTGCTGGTGTTCGTGCTGGTGCTGGTGCTCATGGCGCTGGCGCGGTTTCTGGTGCGAGAACTGCTGCGGGCCATCGGCCTGGGTTTCGTGGACCGGATACTGGGTGCGGCTTTCGGGATTGCCCGTGGCATGCTGCTGGTGACGATTGGTGTTTTATTGGCGGGACTGACGGCTCTGCCAAGGCAGTCATGGTGGCGGGAAGCCTCATTTTCCCCGCCCCTGGAAACTGCGGTATTGGCATCCAGGCCCTGGTTGCCGCCCGAGTTGGCGAAGCGGATTCATTATCGATAG
- the folC gene encoding bifunctional tetrahydrofolate synthase/dihydrofolate synthase: MLRTLEDWLTHIECQHGQTIALGLDRVRRVKETLGQTPICPVILVGGTNGKGSTCAMLERILLCAGYRVGLYTSPHLLRYNERVRVNGRSVVDESLCEAFIKVEAARGETPLTYFEFGTLAAWEVFSTADVEVVILEVGLGGRLDAVNIYEPDCAIVTTVDLDHMDYLGPTREHIGFEKAGIFRPGKVAICGDTPPPQTLLDHSAALGVDLQLIGRDFGYQRLEQQWQYWGRAGKRSGLAYPALRGGRQLSNASVALAGLDALHELLPVAMQDIRRGLAEVELTGRFQVLPGRPTIVLDVAHNPQAARVLAENLGDMAFHPETWGVFGMLRDKDISGVIGPLRGRITRWLPCSLDGPRAATAEGVAHALLAMGVQGPLPTFPSTAAALTYAQEHAGEGDRIVAFGSFLTVADALRALQRDAL; the protein is encoded by the coding sequence ATGCTCCGGACGCTGGAGGACTGGCTGACCCACATCGAGTGTCAGCACGGTCAGACCATCGCCCTGGGCCTGGATCGGGTACGGAGGGTCAAGGAGACACTGGGCCAGACGCCGATCTGTCCGGTGATCCTGGTTGGGGGCACCAACGGCAAGGGATCCACCTGCGCCATGCTGGAGCGCATCCTGCTCTGTGCCGGCTATCGTGTGGGACTCTATACCTCCCCCCATTTGCTGCGTTACAACGAGCGAGTGCGGGTGAATGGCCGGTCGGTGGTGGACGAGTCCTTGTGCGAGGCTTTCATCAAGGTGGAGGCTGCACGGGGTGAGACGCCCCTGACCTATTTTGAGTTTGGCACTCTGGCGGCCTGGGAAGTATTTTCCACCGCGGATGTGGAGGTGGTGATCCTGGAGGTAGGTCTGGGTGGGCGACTCGATGCGGTCAATATCTACGAGCCGGATTGCGCCATCGTGACCACAGTCGATCTGGATCATATGGATTATTTGGGACCGACTCGGGAGCATATCGGTTTCGAGAAAGCCGGCATCTTCCGACCGGGTAAGGTTGCCATCTGCGGCGATACCCCGCCGCCCCAGACCCTTCTGGATCACTCTGCCGCCCTGGGGGTGGATCTGCAATTGATCGGGCGGGATTTCGGTTATCAGCGACTGGAGCAGCAGTGGCAATACTGGGGGCGGGCCGGCAAGCGTAGCGGCCTGGCCTACCCGGCCTTGCGGGGGGGGCGTCAGTTAAGCAACGCCAGCGTAGCCTTGGCCGGTCTTGATGCCCTGCATGAACTCCTGCCGGTGGCGATGCAGGATATCCGGCGTGGATTGGCCGAAGTGGAGCTGACGGGGCGTTTCCAGGTCTTGCCGGGGCGTCCCACCATCGTGCTGGACGTGGCCCACAATCCCCAGGCCGCCCGGGTGCTGGCGGAAAATCTTGGCGATATGGCCTTCCATCCAGAGACCTGGGGTGTCTTCGGCATGCTGCGGGATAAGGACATTTCCGGGGTGATCGGGCCCCTGAGGGGACGGATCACCCGCTGGTTGCCGTGCAGTCTTGACGGTCCCCGAGCGGCAACGGCCGAAGGCGTCGCCCATGCCTTGCTGGCTATGGGTGTCCAAGGGCCCCTGCCGACTTTTCCCAGCACTGCCGCAGCCCTTACCTATGCACAAGAGCACGCGGGTGAAGGTGATAGAATTGTAGCCTTCGGTTCCTTCCTTACGGTAGCCGACGCGCTGCGCGCCCTCCAACGCGACGCCCTGTAG